The following proteins come from a genomic window of Rattus norvegicus strain BN/NHsdMcwi chromosome 8, GRCr8, whole genome shotgun sequence:
- the Fam76b gene encoding protein FAM76B isoform 1 (isoform 1 is encoded by transcript variant 1) — MAASALYACTKCTQRYPFEELSQGQQLCKECRIAHPIVKCTYCRSEFQQESKTNTICKKCAQNVKQFGTPKPCQYCNIIAAFIGTKCQRCTNSEKKYGAPQTCEQCKQQCAFDRKEEGRRKVDGKLLCWLCTLSYKRVLQKTKEQRKSLGSSHSNSSSSSLTEKDQHHSKHHHHHHHHHHRHSSGHHKVSSLSPEQEQGLWKQSHKSSAAIQNETPKKKPKLESKPSNGDSSINQSADSGGTDNFVLISQLKEEVMSLKRLLQQRDQTILEKDKKLTELKADFQYQESNLRAKMNSMEKAHKETVEQLQAKNRELLKQVAALSKGKKFDKSGSVLTSP, encoded by the exons ATGGCGGCGTCGGCCCTGTACGCCTGCACCAAGTGCACGCAGCGCTACCCCTTCGAGGAGCTATCGCAGGGCCAACAGCTCTGCAAG GAATGTCGGATTGCACATCCTATTGTAAAATGTACTTACTGCAGATCAGAATTTCAGCAGGAGAG CAAAACTAACACAATTTGTAAGAAGTGTGCTCAAAATGTCAAACAGTTTGGAACA CCTAAGCCTTGTCAGTACTGTAACATAATTGCAGCATTTATTGGTACCAAGTGTCAGCGTTGtacaaattcagaaaaaaaatatggagCACCTCAAACCTGTGAACAGTGCAAACAGCAGTGTGCTTTTGAtcggaaggaggaaggaagaagaaaa GTGGATGGGAAGTTACTGTGTTGGCTCTGCACCTTATCATACAAGAGGGTTTTACAGAAGACAAAAGAACAGAGGAAGAGTTTGGGGTCTTCACATTCCAATTCCTCATCTTCATCTCTTACTGAGAAAGACCAGCACCATTcaaaacaccatcaccaccaccaccatcaccaccatcgcCACAGCAGTGGCCACCACAA AGTCAGCAGTCTAAGTCCTGAGCAGGAGCAGGGACTGTGGAAACAGAG CCATAAATCCTCTGCAGCAATTCAGAATGAAACTCCAAAGAAAAAGCCCAAACTGGAATCTAAGCCATCTAATGGAGATAG cTCTATAAATCAGTCAGCAGATAGTGGGGGAACAGACAATTTTGTCCTTATCAGTCAACTGAAAGAAGAAGTGATGTCACTTAAGCGTCTCTTACAGCAGAGAGACCAGACCATTttggaaaaagataaaaag ttaACCGAACTGAAGGCAGACTTTCAGTACCAAGAGTCAAACTTGAGAGCTAAGATGAACAGTATGGAAAAAGCACACAAAGAAACTGTGGAGCAGCTTCAG
- the Fam76b gene encoding protein FAM76B isoform X4: protein MAASALYACTKCTQRYPFEELSQGQQLCKECRIAHPIVKCTYCRSEFQQESKTNTICKKCAQNVKQFGTPKPCQYCNIIAAFIGTKCQRCTNSEKKYGAPQTCEQCKQQCAFDRKEEGRRKVDGKLLCWLCTLSYKRVLQKTKEQRKSLGSSHSNSSSSSLTEKDQHHSKHHHHHHHHHHRHSSGHHKVSSLSPEQEQGLWKQSHKSSAAIQNETPKKKPKLESKPSNGDSSSINQSADSGGTDNFVLISQLKEEVMSLKRLLQQRDQTILEKDKKLTELKADFQYQESNLRAKMNSMEKAHKETVEQLQD from the exons ATGGCGGCGTCGGCCCTGTACGCCTGCACCAAGTGCACGCAGCGCTACCCCTTCGAGGAGCTATCGCAGGGCCAACAGCTCTGCAAG GAATGTCGGATTGCACATCCTATTGTAAAATGTACTTACTGCAGATCAGAATTTCAGCAGGAGAG CAAAACTAACACAATTTGTAAGAAGTGTGCTCAAAATGTCAAACAGTTTGGAACA CCTAAGCCTTGTCAGTACTGTAACATAATTGCAGCATTTATTGGTACCAAGTGTCAGCGTTGtacaaattcagaaaaaaaatatggagCACCTCAAACCTGTGAACAGTGCAAACAGCAGTGTGCTTTTGAtcggaaggaggaaggaagaagaaaa GTGGATGGGAAGTTACTGTGTTGGCTCTGCACCTTATCATACAAGAGGGTTTTACAGAAGACAAAAGAACAGAGGAAGAGTTTGGGGTCTTCACATTCCAATTCCTCATCTTCATCTCTTACTGAGAAAGACCAGCACCATTcaaaacaccatcaccaccaccaccatcaccaccatcgcCACAGCAGTGGCCACCACAA AGTCAGCAGTCTAAGTCCTGAGCAGGAGCAGGGACTGTGGAAACAGAG CCATAAATCCTCTGCAGCAATTCAGAATGAAACTCCAAAGAAAAAGCCCAAACTGGAATCTAAGCCATCTAATGGAGATAG tagcTCTATAAATCAGTCAGCAGATAGTGGGGGAACAGACAATTTTGTCCTTATCAGTCAACTGAAAGAAGAAGTGATGTCACTTAAGCGTCTCTTACAGCAGAGAGACCAGACCATTttggaaaaagataaaaag ttaACCGAACTGAAGGCAGACTTTCAGTACCAAGAGTCAAACTTGAGAGCTAAGATGAACAGTATGGAAAAAGCACACAAAGAAACTGTGGAGCAGCTTCAG
- the Fam76b gene encoding protein FAM76B isoform X7, with product MAASALYACTKCTQRYPFEELSQGQQLCKECRIAHPIVKCTYCRSEFQQESKTNTICKKCAQNVKQFGTPKPCQYCNIIAAFIGTKCQRCTNSEKKYGAPQTCEQCKQQCAFDRKEEGRRKVDGKLLCWLCTLSYKRVLQKTKEQRKSLGSSHSNSSSSSLTEKDQHHSKHHHHHHHHHHRHSSGHHKVSSLSPEQEQGLWKQSHKSSAAIQNETPKKKPKLESKPSNGDRCM from the exons ATGGCGGCGTCGGCCCTGTACGCCTGCACCAAGTGCACGCAGCGCTACCCCTTCGAGGAGCTATCGCAGGGCCAACAGCTCTGCAAG GAATGTCGGATTGCACATCCTATTGTAAAATGTACTTACTGCAGATCAGAATTTCAGCAGGAGAG CAAAACTAACACAATTTGTAAGAAGTGTGCTCAAAATGTCAAACAGTTTGGAACA CCTAAGCCTTGTCAGTACTGTAACATAATTGCAGCATTTATTGGTACCAAGTGTCAGCGTTGtacaaattcagaaaaaaaatatggagCACCTCAAACCTGTGAACAGTGCAAACAGCAGTGTGCTTTTGAtcggaaggaggaaggaagaagaaaa GTGGATGGGAAGTTACTGTGTTGGCTCTGCACCTTATCATACAAGAGGGTTTTACAGAAGACAAAAGAACAGAGGAAGAGTTTGGGGTCTTCACATTCCAATTCCTCATCTTCATCTCTTACTGAGAAAGACCAGCACCATTcaaaacaccatcaccaccaccaccatcaccaccatcgcCACAGCAGTGGCCACCACAA AGTCAGCAGTCTAAGTCCTGAGCAGGAGCAGGGACTGTGGAAACAGAG CCATAAATCCTCTGCAGCAATTCAGAATGAAACTCCAAAGAAAAAGCCCAAACTGGAATCTAAGCCATCTAATGGAGATAG GTGTATGTAA
- the Fam76b gene encoding protein FAM76B isoform X3 has protein sequence MAASALYACTKCTQRYPFEELSQGQQLCKECRIAHPIVKCTYCRSEFQQESKTNTICKKCAQNVKQFGTPKPCQYCNIIAAFIGTKCQRCTNSEKKYGAPQTCEQCKQQCAFDRKEEGRRKVDGKLLCWLCTLSYKRVLQKTKEQRKSLGSSHSNSSSSSLTEKDQHHSKHHHHHHHHHHRHSSGHHKVSSLSPEQEQGLWKQSHKSSAAIQNETPKKKPKLESKPSNGDSSSINQSADSGGTDNFVLISQLKEEVMSLKRLLQQRDQTILEKDKKLTELKADFQYQESNLRAKMNSMEKAHKETVEQLQAYLYGRRACVTSPLRLLGYLNVLYQLLPCVL, from the exons ATGGCGGCGTCGGCCCTGTACGCCTGCACCAAGTGCACGCAGCGCTACCCCTTCGAGGAGCTATCGCAGGGCCAACAGCTCTGCAAG GAATGTCGGATTGCACATCCTATTGTAAAATGTACTTACTGCAGATCAGAATTTCAGCAGGAGAG CAAAACTAACACAATTTGTAAGAAGTGTGCTCAAAATGTCAAACAGTTTGGAACA CCTAAGCCTTGTCAGTACTGTAACATAATTGCAGCATTTATTGGTACCAAGTGTCAGCGTTGtacaaattcagaaaaaaaatatggagCACCTCAAACCTGTGAACAGTGCAAACAGCAGTGTGCTTTTGAtcggaaggaggaaggaagaagaaaa GTGGATGGGAAGTTACTGTGTTGGCTCTGCACCTTATCATACAAGAGGGTTTTACAGAAGACAAAAGAACAGAGGAAGAGTTTGGGGTCTTCACATTCCAATTCCTCATCTTCATCTCTTACTGAGAAAGACCAGCACCATTcaaaacaccatcaccaccaccaccatcaccaccatcgcCACAGCAGTGGCCACCACAA AGTCAGCAGTCTAAGTCCTGAGCAGGAGCAGGGACTGTGGAAACAGAG CCATAAATCCTCTGCAGCAATTCAGAATGAAACTCCAAAGAAAAAGCCCAAACTGGAATCTAAGCCATCTAATGGAGATAG tagcTCTATAAATCAGTCAGCAGATAGTGGGGGAACAGACAATTTTGTCCTTATCAGTCAACTGAAAGAAGAAGTGATGTCACTTAAGCGTCTCTTACAGCAGAGAGACCAGACCATTttggaaaaagataaaaag ttaACCGAACTGAAGGCAGACTTTCAGTACCAAGAGTCAAACTTGAGAGCTAAGATGAACAGTATGGAAAAAGCACACAAAGAAACTGTGGAGCAGCTTCAG
- the Fam76b gene encoding protein FAM76B isoform 2 (isoform 2 is encoded by transcript variant 3), translated as MAASALYACTKCTQRYPFEELSQGQQLCKECRIAHPIVKCTYCRSEFQQESKTNTICKKCAQNVKQFGTPKPCQYCNIIAAFIGTKCQRCTNSEKKYGAPQTCEQCKQQCAFDRKEEGRRKVDGKLLCWLCTLSYKRVLQKTKEQRKSLGSSHSNSSSSSLTEKDQHHSKHHHHHHHHHHRHSSGHHKVSSLSPEQEQGLWKQSHKSSAAIQNETPKKKPKLESKPSNGDSSSINQSADSGGTDNFVLISQLKEEVMSLKRLLQQRDQTILEKDKKLTELKADFQYQESNLRAKMNSMEKAHKETVEQLQAKNRELLKQVAALSKGKKFDKSGSVLTSP; from the exons ATGGCGGCGTCGGCCCTGTACGCCTGCACCAAGTGCACGCAGCGCTACCCCTTCGAGGAGCTATCGCAGGGCCAACAGCTCTGCAAG GAATGTCGGATTGCACATCCTATTGTAAAATGTACTTACTGCAGATCAGAATTTCAGCAGGAGAG CAAAACTAACACAATTTGTAAGAAGTGTGCTCAAAATGTCAAACAGTTTGGAACA CCTAAGCCTTGTCAGTACTGTAACATAATTGCAGCATTTATTGGTACCAAGTGTCAGCGTTGtacaaattcagaaaaaaaatatggagCACCTCAAACCTGTGAACAGTGCAAACAGCAGTGTGCTTTTGAtcggaaggaggaaggaagaagaaaa GTGGATGGGAAGTTACTGTGTTGGCTCTGCACCTTATCATACAAGAGGGTTTTACAGAAGACAAAAGAACAGAGGAAGAGTTTGGGGTCTTCACATTCCAATTCCTCATCTTCATCTCTTACTGAGAAAGACCAGCACCATTcaaaacaccatcaccaccaccaccatcaccaccatcgcCACAGCAGTGGCCACCACAA AGTCAGCAGTCTAAGTCCTGAGCAGGAGCAGGGACTGTGGAAACAGAG CCATAAATCCTCTGCAGCAATTCAGAATGAAACTCCAAAGAAAAAGCCCAAACTGGAATCTAAGCCATCTAATGGAGATAG tagcTCTATAAATCAGTCAGCAGATAGTGGGGGAACAGACAATTTTGTCCTTATCAGTCAACTGAAAGAAGAAGTGATGTCACTTAAGCGTCTCTTACAGCAGAGAGACCAGACCATTttggaaaaagataaaaag ttaACCGAACTGAAGGCAGACTTTCAGTACCAAGAGTCAAACTTGAGAGCTAAGATGAACAGTATGGAAAAAGCACACAAAGAAACTGTGGAGCAGCTTCAG